A region of the Culex quinquefasciatus strain JHB chromosome 1, VPISU_Cqui_1.0_pri_paternal, whole genome shotgun sequence genome:
gctgtggaaagataaaaccaagataatatgcgaaaacgcgaaaccacCCGGATAGATAAACACACACAATCgtgggacaacaaagacggaaacggcaacgaaaatcctgcgtgacgACCGCAACGCGCACCGTTTAAGATCACCAACGCAATTCACGACATCGTGAGGAGATGattaaaaacaaaagttaaataacgaAAATATCCGGTATTGAATTAATAACTCGACAGTGATAAGATTTGGATATCAAGTAATCCGAATTTAACTAGTCGTTTCAGTTTCTTGCAAATACCGCCCGAGCAACATAATTAAGAAGAGCAACGAAAATCAAGCGCGACGCGAATCGGAAGAGTCCACAGAACCAACTGTCAACTCAGGCAAACCGCACGGAAAGTACACTCCAGAAAATGCACAGAAACACAACGGGGGGAATTTGGGGGGAAATAAACGAATCGACGGCGATGAAAATCAAACGCGACGGCCACGACGTAAACCGACTGAGTGCCCGGAATCAAATCTCACTGACCTGTAGGCAAATAAAATTATGTATTAAGATTTAAAAGGAACAATCTCACCGGATTCATTCAATCAATGGTCGTCCATCCTTGTCTCCATCAAAGCGGCCTTAGGTTGCTTGTAGCCTTGACACACCGCTCCATCACCATACCCGCCGGTCACCGTAGAGTCTTCAGATAACACTTGCCAACGTTAGAGTGTCATCGGTAACCAGAAATGCAGCGAGTTTGAGCTGCCGAATCAGCACCCCCGTTGtacacattttcataaaaaaagcactcaaaataccgtttttccgAACCGCGGAGCACGCATTgcattattaatttaaaaaaaataaaactgttaaGATACAGTTTTGCAACTTGGCccaaatgaaatgtttggcttcaATACAAAGCACTCGAACAAAACAAACGTCACTGCTGTCATCGCTGTGAACAGCTTGCCCTGCAGGAAAGGGCAGGAAAGGCATAACGTCTGACGGCGTCCGATGTGCGCAAGATCGATGAAGTTAGCAACGTGCCAcagaaacaaagaaaaaagaaaccACAAAATGGAAATCTTTGCGAGCCTCAATTTCtacaaaaaacaccaaaaaaccgAAAACCTTCACTGTGCCCCACTCAAGCAGACTCCAAATAATCTTTTTGTCACAATTTAGACACTACCACGCGCGTTcaacatcgaaaaaaacacacaaaaaccgACGCGCTCACGACTAGCCAACCGCACTTGGCCAGTGCTGCCAAGCTCCTCtcagttttgtttaaaattgtgtgctcttacagaaaaaatccaaaaattgtgtttaaaattgtgtgctcttacagaaaaaatccaaaagccattttttcacaaaatcttaACATGTAGCCTTATGTGTTTGAACAAACTTTCCATGTGTTTTTTCTCAGCTTACTGTTTTTGCATAAGGtacatttctggatttttttagaataggtcctataaacatatggaagacaataacttataggacctttaaaaaaacactagatTTATGCGAACAGGTCACCCTTTTGTCAAAGGCAgcattaaaatagtagtttatgcaacaagttgcaaaaagaggattttttcagcacgagtcgtacatttatgcaacaaggttcaccgagttggataaatacgaagagtgctgaaaaaatcaagttttgcaacgatttccatacaacattttttgcagttccaaaaaacacacactgagtgaaattttatgtcaaattttcatgtattttgtcaataaatcgtttaaataaaaaaaaaatgaaaagtgttacttttcgaaacaagtgctgaaaaattcaacttttcagcacccatttgagtgctgaaaagtagaacttttcagcatttattttgaaatgtgttgcttttcgattcttttatatttggtacagaaaagtaggctatttcgtcgttcaagaatgacaggaaaagtaagtagtttcacgacggaattgcaaaaaagatatttaaaaatgattttttgattatttaattgtaaaattttaattgaagtaTTTGGgcttcaaaaattctccaaaaagtAACGGGGCAGAAAAGGAGTGAtgctaaaaattgaaatttgaatcaCAAAAAACTAGTATAATTGGTTCTCAACTATTTAGAAAACATTgcatatttatgtatttttagtcATTTTACTATTTTGCTAACTTTGGTTTCTGGTATCACATTCACATACAACATTATTTTCTGGTTTTTTGAGTGACATATTTATtccctaatttttttaaagttgctcttcaaaattagaaatttattgaaattaatcCTCCACAACTCAACTCCACCTCTAAGCGgccttcgatctaaaaattcatcaaaaaacatttttcaaccaatattTGATCTTAAAtgagcattggaaagaaaaactcttaaaattaaaaaagtaaggTTGGGAGAGTGACTTGGTTTATGTGACttatgccaatgtttttaaaatgtcattttttatgttaacttaggctgtgttttttactcaCTTTTCCTCTACAATAtgtgaaaataagtatgcagtaaattttgtaatgtatcagactatgcctctgagtatttttttacaatttaaaatataatgttTTCGTTCTAAAGAAGAAATGTGAAAAAGTGACTTAAAACACGAAAAACAAAAGGTaacgataggaggtggtagagttaggcaaatactatcagaagcaaacataaacttaacaaaataaatgaaaattaaaatactagaaattaaacaataaaaatataaaacaagatacgtaaaatttttcgtataacaaatatgttcaaaatgacctcctgaccACGGGAAAAATTAAAGCCATCGGATAGAAATACTTAAACATATTCTtacctaaaaataaactttgattaGAAAGTAAACAACAAAAATAGAATTAAAACTCGGAGCTTCCCAAAATCAATAAGGTAATAACAACAGTGCTTAGCGTCACGGTCGTCGGCCACCACTAAGCGCCTTCAATCACCAGCAACGTCAGTTTGCATAGCTTTTGTTTACGTAGTTTGCTTTCCATCGGTTCCTTCACCATGGTTCACCAGGAATTGGTCTACTTCTTCCCCGAACATCACCCCCATGTAAAAGTACGTTACGAAAAAGTCCCATTTTGCATGCTTCGCTGGCATTGCCGACtgaatgacgacgacgacaaccacAATTGGACGCGGTGGAGTCAGAATGGTGAATGATGTTCTCACAGTCTCGTGAAGCCAGGTTTTTATGATGATGATAATGATGATAATAACGTATtggtttgaaaacaaaacaatcgaTTGATTGGGTTTCGTCACAACAAGGTATGTTTGTCGTAAAATACCACGCGACTCCATggaagtcattttttttaggagaagtTCAAAGCTCCAAGATTACTGAGAAAAGGGTTGCTTCACTTTCAGGTGTATCAACTTGGGAGTTTTTACATCCTTGCCACCATAAACATGGCATGAGTGTAATTCCATCATCCAATTACCAAAGTGAAAGAATCCCATTCGTTTGGAGCAAAGTTTCTCCCCTTCTCAAGAAACACATCTCGTCACCAGCTTAAGTCTTTGCTCTCTTTTCAGTGCTAATACGACTCCATCAATCGGATTTATGTCCGAAATCCATCACACGGTTCGTGGACTCTGCTCTGAGAACGCCACCCGGTTAGGGTTTTCCCCTTCAAGGAAAGTGATACAAAGCACACAGCCTCACACCTCGCCGTGTGTGGTGGATCGCCATTCCGATGGAAAACAGCGACTCCGGAAGATGGAAACAACCCTCCGTAGCAAGAGTCATGAAAGCCAAGGGCCCTCGTGTGCTGGGAAATGGGAACTATACCCAGCATGAAACTGCAACCATAAAGCAGAGATGGATGGAGTCATCAATCAGAATTTTTCCCGTGGAAAGCATTTTTACCACTTTGGTAACGGCGTTGAAGTGGAAGCTGAAGGACGCTGAGTGCAACCAAAATAGTTACACAAATTGTGGAATCATCCAAATTTTAACAACTCCACAACCAAACTGTAGAATCCCCAAAGCTGTTGTAATGCTGACAATCTACTAATCTATTTTTAATCAACCTGCGAAACCCACTGCCGTTTCGACACTACGGTCCGACTCGTGTCCACCACACTATCTGGGGCGCGGGATTAGTGTGACAATGTCCAGTGCGCGAACCTCGCTGCGGATATTAATCCCCAACTCCGTACTGCCAGGGTCGACTGTGGCCGTAGCGGCGCACACTTATCGACATCCCATAATCACATTTGGCGACCGCGCCACACGTTTCAGCGCAACAGCCGTGACTTGGTCTAGGAAATTACGATAAAGTACGGTTCCTCGAGGGGGTTACATGAAAGCTGTTTGGAACGTAAACATGCAAATTCGAACCATTAgcttttaacttttgaaaaggaaCCTCACCCCTTAAGCTCCATGTTCCGCATCAGGCACCATCAGTTATGCCTGAAATACAACTTGTTGCGTTCGAAAATCGATAAGAACCTGGCCTGTTTAGTGTATGTGGTTGTGACGCTATTACAACAACCCGTAAGCCGACCGTCGTTACATGCGGTGTAGCAAGAACCGATGAACGGAGGAGACAAACAAACCCAAGGTTGTGTCTAGAACCATCaacatgcacacacacacacacacacactacccTACATTCATTTCTCCGAAGTTATTAATAGGGACGCGTCTTGGCTAAAattactttacattttttttccgaCTCCTGACGAAAATACCTTCCGGTGTGCGGTGTGGTGGTGGCTGAGTAACCAGACAGACAGTTAGGCAGTCTCGGCTGTGGTAGTTGTAGTGGCGGGTGACGTGGGCCTGTGGCCATTAAAACCTGCCCACACGATACTCGCCCGCATTGGGGTGGAGGATATTCTCCAAACCGAGATGGTCGACGGTGTGGATTTAAAGTGAAAAACTAACATTATTGGCATCACAACACATATTTTCGGTCGTCTTTTTCAGGTGCAGATTATGAACCATCAAAGATCAACCATTGGGCATGAATTACCGCCAGCAGTACCTACTACAAACAAATGCGTTCCCAGCCGGATTTCGATCAGACTTCCGAACTTCCGAAAAGCTTTTACCACGCCCTTCAATTGTTTTTAACACAAATGTAATTACCATAATGAATATGTTTAttaaatgttttcgaaataactGGTGAAAAgcaaatcgtcagctgtgtgctatcttgtgacatagaccattttggtcaaacgtgagttaatgatgactttaacccgattttgataactcgcttccgttttccggatatcgcaatacacacttgtgacatagaccaatttatcatcaaaatgatcgtgcacacttgtgacacgtcatacatgttgttggaaaatatggaaattttttcttgttttttttcaaaaatttatgttgatacacactttctaaaggaaatgcaatcttttttttttgaaaatatactgataaagtcggttaaactattgatttatttctattttagtttgtatggaaatgctgtgcacacttgtgacacgtagtacaattttacttacgaaacacacttgtgacacgtgcttttcagatttttgtttacataatttactgtatcttttaactggtgtaacccagggatctgacacgcatgcagtttcctgaagtccccaccagaggcgctgtcaatattgtttacgtatggtttttgaaaaggtcgtatgaaataaagttataattttttttctcaaattatgtttttgttagtttctacCTCAGTTTTTACTTCTTTGCATGTATTTGCGAGATAGGTACAAGCATtacgttatttttttacatgaaacatttattagatcaataaaacaaagttctacttggccattcaagaaaaacaacacaacacactgAGCTGAACGAAAAACTGAATAGCTTCAGTTtccttaaaacaaaataaaatttgtttgatatttccTGTCAGTTGTATTAAAATGAATTACGCTTTCAGAATATTAACTAAATTTCTGTCGAAAATGCTTTAAACTAGCTGTAActaaaacacttaagtgctgatatgccaactttAGGTATAGATGGAATTATATGCTGTTCACCTAGTTCAAATTTGAGATTAAACATGaatctttttaaagaaaaaaaaaactgaaaaaagtttttatttatgtaatttatgccCGATacgcatacgaccttttcaaatgccacgcgctaaaaacttggttcgatcttggttcgattttgacttcactcgctttgtatgtggatgacagtcgtgtcGTAACCGTGGTGTAACCAAataagttgaaacttggagtttttaaacttattaatttgacctcgtagaaccatcttcacgtatacatatcgactcagaatcatgttctgagcaaatgtctgtgttgatgtgtgtaggtgggtggacaaaaaatgtcactcgattatctccggactgtatgaacggattttgaccgtattagtctcattcgatccgtcttggggtcccataggtctctaattaaaatcagcaagtttagttgagtacttcaaaagttatgctaaaaaaacgattttggtgtatgtccggaagattgtaaaaagggtggttgtGGCAAGAAAATCTATTAtgttaaacattttcagaaatgtattaaaaagacctttccaatgagcccaaaacattgaagatctgacaaccctatcaaaagatatgagcacttaagtgttatttatacactttttggaggccgggtctcagatattgtgatagcaatattgtctgaatcttccatgcgaactatcgttgaataggttttttatcagaccttgccgatgagccagaaatattgaaggtctgcgaaccctatcaaaagaaatgagtaataaagttgattttttaaacatgttaagggggaatgctgctatttttactgattgtattgactttatgaatgtgaggaaggcaccaaccacctaaaggtggattaagtaacgttttaactTATGTTACATCCATTAGCTTGATTTCTTTGGCAATATTAAGAATCTGTGCCTATTTCAGCAAAATCTGTCAAGTTTATTTGTGAAGAAATGCAAAAATTGTTTGTGTGGATATTTTGACAAGAGTGAGCAACTAGTTGTAATTTTGGCACATATGCTCAATCGAGCCAGTGGGTGCCcctaaaacattgttttttttcgttgttgtcCCTCTACAACCCACTGTTAGTATCCATTCATCTTTTGTTTCAAATAACGGTACTCACTCAATTTCATTGTTGTCGAACAGCAGCTCGCCACGTTGCTCCTCGTAGTCCTTGCCGGCCTTGGCGGTGCCGTCCTCGGTCCAGTACGGCACGCGCACCTTGCCGCGAGCGCCACTGTACCGCTGGACCTTCAGCTCGTACACGCCGACCGATTCAACCAGCTCGTGGTCCTTGCTAGCCAGCGCAAAGATACCGGAGTGATCGTCGTCGAGAATCATAACCGTGGCGACCTTGGGCGTGGACAGCGTTGCCGGCTCGGAAACGTTGCTCAGCCGGATGTAAAAGTGCTCGTCCTGCTCAAACACTTCGTCGTCAATGACCTCGATCTGGAAGCGCTGCTCGTCGACGCCCGGACCGAACTTGAGCGTACCCTTCTTGCCGATGTAGTCGGAACCGGCCTCGGCCGAACCGTCCTCCGTTTCGTAGTCGACCGTCACCGAGGAAGACAAATCACCGCGACGCACAACGCGAACATCGAACGCGCCGACCGACTCCATGACCGTGTAGTGACCGGGCTCGAAGAACACCTTGCAGACGGCGTCCTCCTCGATCGCCTCGTCGACGTCCACGCGCTGCAGCTCGGCCTTAACCTCGCTCAGATCGGACTGGGCCCGCTCCGAGATCTTCCGCATGATGTTGCCGCTGCCCATCATCTTGCGGGTGGCCTGGATGCGGTAGAATGCTCGCGACTTGGGTCCCTTATTCATTAGCTGCTCCTGGGCCATAACTTCGAGCTGCTCGAGATCATGCTGGGGATACTTTTTGCGCAAGTCCTTTAACGTGGAGATGTACTCGCGACGGGACTCTTCAAAGTCACGAACCTCCTCCGTTACGCCGCCATTCTCATCGATAGTATTCAATTTCTCGTCCCGATTATTCATCTCAAGCGCCGACTCCGCCTCGACCTGGACGATGACGCCGCGCTTGTTCATACGGTACTGCTTACCAATGTACTTGTAGATCAGTAGTCTTCGATCTGCGATGTAGGCCGTCATTACAGTAGCAGGGAAGAAAAGGAATGTGAGGAAGCCCTCCCAAACATCCACTCGGCCGGGGGTGATTTGTGCAAGGATCAGATAAAGCCAAATGTACGCAAACACAGACCAAGTCGCCGTCACGAAGAATACTCGCAGATGCTTAATCTTGCGTACCTCACCATCTGGGATAACCAGGACGCAAATTGCGATGATAACGAAGAGATTGTAGGCAGCTGAACCGACAATAGTACCGGGACCCAAGTCGCCCGCATTAAAATTTTTCGCTACGATTTCAATGATAGACAACAGAATCTCAGGTGCGCTTGAACCAAGTGCCATCAATGTAAGGTTGGCAACGGTTTCGTTCCAAACACGGACCACTACAATCTGGTCTTCACAACCCTGTTTCTTCACCCGGACTTCCTTCTCCTTCGAGGTTATAACTTCAATAGCAGCCATAAACCGATCACTCACAATCGACACACCGATGAACAGGTAGAGCAATGCTAAAAAGTACACCATACCACGAGCGAAGCGATCGCCGGTGGTCAGGTTATCCTGTGGTGTCCATACTGGAAACATCAACCCATCTTCGCAGAtggtgtcgtcgtcgtcggcatgTTGACCACTGGGCGTAGCAGCAGCACGAATCGACTGATTCGCCGGCGTGGCGCTTACGCTGTCTCCATTAGTTACTGACGCTGTTGCCGCTGATAACGCGATCACGAGGAGGATGCCGATGCCGAGCCCCAGTGATCTTCG
Encoded here:
- the LOC6037489 gene encoding sodium/calcium exchanger 1 isoform X1, coding for MATDFSVRRSLGLGIGILLVIALSAATASVTNGDSVSATPANQSIRAAATPSGQHADDDDTICEDGLMFPVWTPQDNLTTGDRFARGMVYFLALLYLFIGVSIVSDRFMAAIEVITSKEKEVRVKKQGCEDQIVVVRVWNETVANLTLMALGSSAPEILLSIIEIVAKNFNAGDLGPGTIVGSAAYNLFVIIAICVLVIPDGEVRKIKHLRVFFVTATWSVFAYIWLYLILAQITPGRVDVWEGFLTFLFFPATVMTAYIADRRLLIYKYIGKQYRMNKRGVIVQVEAESALEMNNRDEKLNTIDENGGVTEEVRDFEESRREYISTLKDLRKKYPQHDLEQLEVMAQEQLMNKGPKSRAFYRIQATRKMMGSGNIMRKISERAQSDLSEVKAELQRVDVDEAIEEDAVCKVFFEPGHYTVMESVGAFDVRVVRRGDLSSSVTVDYETEDGSAEAGSDYIGKKGTLKFGPGVDEQRFQIEVIDDEVFEQDEHFYIRLSNVSEPATLSTPKVATVMILDDDHSGIFALASKDHELVESVGVYELKVQRYSGARGKVRVPYWTEDGTAKAGKDYEEQRGELLFDNNEIEKTVQLVIIEEGSYEKDVLLYVNLGEPQQVGDDELTGIIEAAESKAAEDLTEEDKMALLGRPKAGDIVRAQLRIKESKEFKNTVDKLVQRANASILIGTSSWKEQFVEALTVSPGDDDGDNEGEEPPSPSCADYIMHFLTLFWKIIFAFIPPTDMAGGYLCFVISILCIGVVTAIIGDVASHFGCTLGIKDSVTAIVFVALGTSIPDTFASKVAAIQDKYADASVGNVTGSNAVNVFLGIGVAWTIAACYHAFHGREFEVQPGTLAFSVTLFCTEALVAILVLVFRRNPKIGGELGGPKKPKYLTAIFFFSLWIIYLVMSSLEAYGIIKGF
- the LOC6037489 gene encoding sodium/calcium exchanger 1 isoform X2 — encoded protein: MATDFSVRRSLGLGIGILLVIALSAATASVTNGDSVSATPANQSIRAAATPSGQHADDDDTICEDGLMFPVWTPQDNLTTGDRFARGMVYFLALLYLFIGVSIVSDRFMAAIEVITSKEKEVRVKKQGCEDQIVVVRVWNETVANLTLMALGSSAPEILLSIIEIVAKNFNAGDLGPGTIVGSAAYNLFVIIAICVLVIPDGEVRKIKHLRVFFVTATWSVFAYIWLYLILAQITPGRVDVWEGFLTFLFFPATVMTAYIADRRLLIYKYIGKQYRMNKRGVIVQVEAESALEMNNRDEKLNTIDENGGVTEEVRDFEESRREYISTLKDLRKKYPQHDLEQLEVMAQEQLMNKGPKSRAFYRIQATRKMMGSGNIMRKISERAQSDLSEVKAELQRVDVDEAIEEDAVCKVFFEPGHYTVMESVGAFDVRVVRRGDLSSSVTVDYETEDGSAEAGSDYIGKKGTLKFGPGVDEQRFQIEVIDDEVFEQDEHFYIRLSNVSEPATLSTPKVATVMILDDDHSGIFALASKDHELVESVGVYELKVQRYSGARGKVRVPYWTEDGTAKAGKDYEEQRGELLFDNNEIEKTVQLVIIEEGSYEKDVLLYVNLGEPQQVGGIIEAAESKAAEDLTEEDKMALLGRPKAGDIVRAQLRIKESKEFKNTVDKLVQRANASILIGTSSWKEQFVEALTVSPGDDDGDNEGEEPPSPSCADYIMHFLTLFWKIIFAFIPPTDMAGGYLCFVISILCIGVVTAIIGDVASHFGCTLGIKDSVTAIVFVALGTSIPDTFASKVAAIQDKYADASVGNVTGSNAVNVFLGIGVAWTIAACYHAFHGREFEVQPGTLAFSVTLFCTEALVAILVLVFRRNPKIGGELGGPKKPKYLTAIFFFSLWIIYLVMSSLEAYGIIKGF